One part of the Arabidopsis thaliana chromosome 1 sequence genome encodes these proteins:
- the Lhca5 gene encoding photosystem I light harvesting complex protein 5 (photosystem I light harvesting complex gene 5 (LHCA5); FUNCTIONS IN: pigment binding; INVOLVED IN: photosynthesis, light harvesting in photosystem I, photosynthesis; LOCATED IN: light-harvesting complex, chloroplast thylakoid membrane, photosystem I antenna complex, chloroplast, membrane; EXPRESSED IN: 21 plant structures; EXPRESSED DURING: 13 growth stages; CONTAINS InterPro DOMAIN/s: Chlorophyll A-B binding protein (InterPro:IPR001344); BEST Arabidopsis thaliana protein match is: light-harvesting chlorophyll-protein complex I subunit A4 (TAIR:AT3G47470.1); Has 2339 Blast hits to 2263 proteins in 223 species: Archae - 0; Bacteria - 0; Metazoa - 4; Fungi - 0; Plants - 2004; Viruses - 0; Other Eukaryotes - 331 (source: NCBI BLink).): MAVVLRGGITGGFLHHRRDASSVITRRISSVKAAGGGINPTVAVERATWLPGLNPPPYLDGNLAGDYGFDPLGLGEDPESLKWYVQAELVHSRFAMLGVAGILFTDLLRTTGIRNLPVWYEAGAVKFDFASTKTLIVVQFLLMGFAETKRYMDFVSPGSQAKEGSFFFGLEAALEGLEPGYPGGPLLNPLGLAKDVQNAHDWKLKEIKNGRLAMMAMLGFFVQASVTHTGPIDNLVEHLSNPWHKTIIQTLFTSTS, encoded by the exons atgGCCGTAGTTTTACGTGGAGGCATCACCGGAGGATTTCTTCACCATCGTCGTGACGCTTCATCCGTCATCACAAGAAGAATCTCATCCGTCAAAGCCGCAGGAGGAGGCATCAACCCAACGGTGGCTGTTGAACGTGCCACGTGGCTACCTGGACTAAACCCTCCTCCTTATCTTGATGGAAA TTTAGCTGGAGATTACGGGTTTGACCCACTCGGGTTAGGAGAGGATCCGGAAAGCTTGAAGTGGTATGTTCAAGCAGAGCTTGTTCACTCTCGTTTCGCTATGCTCGGTGTTGCAGGAATACTCTTCACTGAT CTCCTTCGGACCACAGGGATTCGTAATTTACCGGTTTGGTATGAAGCTGGAGctgtgaaatttgattttgctaGTACAAAAACTCTCATAGTTGTACAGTTTCTACTTATGGG GTTTGCTGAGACTAAAAGGTATATGGATTTTGTCTCTCCGGGATCACAAGCCAAAGAAGGATCGTTTTTCTTTGGACTTGAAGCAGCACTCGAGGGGCTCGAGCCTGGATATCCCGGAGGACCGCTTTTAAACCCATTAGGCCTTGCTAAGGATGTTCAAAATGCTCATGACTGGAAGCTTAAGGAGATCAAGAACG gtCGTCTAGCGATGATGGCGATGCTCGGGTTCTTTGTTCAAGCCTCTGTGACTCACACTGGCCCTATTGATAACCTTGTTGAGCATCTCTCTAATCCATGGCATAAGACCATCATTCAAACCCTCTTCACCTCTACATCTTAG
- a CDS encoding Translation elongation factor EFG/EF2 protein, producing MRRYEVPRVAFINKLDRMGADPWKVLNQARAKLRHHSAAVQVPIGLEENFQGLIDLIHVKAYFFHGSSGENVVAGDIPADMEGLVAEKRRELIETVSEVDDVLAEKFLNDEPVSASELEEAIRRATIAQTFVPVFMGSAFKNKGVQPLLDGVVSFLPSPNEVNNYALDQNNNEERVTLTGSPDGPLVALAFKLEEGRFGQLTYLRVYEGVIKKGDFIINVNTGKRIKVPRLVRMHSNDMEDIQEAHAGQIVAVFGIECASGDTFTDGSVKYTMTSMNVPEPVMSLAVQPVSKDSGGQFSKALNRFQKEDPTFRVGLDPESGQTIISGMGELHLDIYVERMRREYKVDATVGKPRVNFRETITQRAEFDYLHKKQSGGAGQYGRVTGYVEPLPPGSKEKFEFENMIVGQAIPSGFIPAIEKGFKEAANSGSLIGHPVENLRIVLTDGASHAVDSSELAFKMAAIYAFRLCYTAARPVILEPVMLVELKVPTEFQGTVAGDINKRKGIIVGNDQEGDDSVITANVPLNNMFGYSTSLRSMTQGKGEFTMEYKEHSAVSNEVQAQLVNAYSASKATE from the exons ATGAGGAGATATGAAGTCCCGAGAGTTGCGTTTATTAACAAGCTTGATAGGATGGGAGCAGATCCATGGAAAGTCTTGAACCAA GCAAGAGCTAAGCTTCGACATCATAGTGCAGCTGTGCAAGTGCCCATTGGTctagaagaaaattttcaggGTCTTATAGACCTTATTCATGTCAAAGCTTATTTCTTTCATGGATCAAGCGG TGAGAATGTTGTGGCTGGTGATATTCCTGCTGATATGGAAGGTTTGGTTGCGGAGAAGAGGCGAGAATTGATAGAGACAGTCTCTGAAGTTGATGATGTACTCGCCGAGAAATTTCTGAATGATGAACCTGTATCTGCTTCTGAGCTTgag GAAGCTATTCGTAGAGCTACCATAGCACAAACGTTTGTTCCTGTATTTATGGGTAGTGCATTCAAAAACAAG GGAGTACAACCTCTACTAGATGGTGTTGTCAGTTTTCTCCCTTCTCCAAATGAAGTCAATAACTATGCTCTTGACCAGAATAATAATGAAGAGAGG GTCACCTTGACTGGATCTCCAGATGGACCTCTTGTGGCGCTGGCTTTCAAATTAGAGGAGGGTCGTTTTGGTCAACTGACATATTTGAG AGTTTACGAAGGTGTGATTAAGAAAGGTGATTTTATCATAAATGTCAACACTGGGAAGAGAATTAAG GTTCCACGCTTGGTCCGTATGCATTCAAATGATATGGAG GATATTCAAGAGGCACATGCTGGACAAATCGTAGCTGTGTTTGGTATTGAGTGTGCATCAG GTGATACATTTACGGATGGATCAGTCAAGTACACGATGACATCGATGAACGTTCCTGAACCTGTTATGTCCTTAGCTGTTCAACCGGTTTCAAAAGATTCTGGAGGACAG TTCTCGAAAGCACTGAATCGATTCCAGAAAGAGGATCCTACTTTCCGTGTGGGTTTGGATCCCGAGAGTGGCCAG ACGATTATTTCTGGTATGGGGGAATTGCATTTGGACATCTATGTTGAACGCATGCGGAGAGAATATAAG GTTGATGCGACTGTGGGCAAACCCCGTGTCAATTTTAGGGAGACTATTACCCAGCGCGCTGAGTTTGATTATTTACATAAGAAGCAAAGTGGAGGAGCTGGTCAATACGGTAGAGTTACAGG GTACGTGGAACCGCTACCACCAGGCTCTAAAGAGAAATTTGAGTTTGAAAACATGATTGTTGGACAAGCAATTCCGTCGGGTTTTATTCCAGCAATTGAGAAAGGTTTCAAAGAAGCTGCAAACTC GGGCTCACTAATTGGTCACCCTGTAGAAAATCTCAGAATAGTATTGACAGATGGAGCTTCACACGCTGTAGATTCCAGTGAACTTGCGTTTAAAATGGCTGCAATATACGCATTCAGACTGTGTTACACAGCAGCTAGACCGGTGATTCTAGAACCTGTTATGCTGGTTGAGTTGAAAGTACCAACAGAGTTTCAGGGCACTGTTGCTGGTGACATCAACAA gAGGAAAGGTATAATCGTTGGAAACGATCAAGAGGGTGACGATTCAGTAATCACTGCTAAT GTGCCTTTGAACAACATGTTTGGCTACTCCACTTCTCTCCGGTCCATGACACAAGGCAAAGGAGAATTCACGATGGAATACAAAGAACATTCTGCTGTGTCCAATGAAGTCCAGGCTCAGCTCGTCAATGCTTACAGCGCCAGCAAAGCTACTGAATAA
- a CDS encoding Translation elongation factor EFG/EF2 protein (Translation elongation factor EFG/EF2 protein; FUNCTIONS IN: translation factor activity, nucleic acid binding, translation elongation factor activity, ATP binding; INVOLVED IN: translational elongation; LOCATED IN: mitochondrion; CONTAINS InterPro DOMAIN/s: Protein synthesis factor, GTP-binding (InterPro:IPR000795), Translation elongation factor EFG/EF2, domain IV (InterPro:IPR005517), Small GTP-binding protein (InterPro:IPR005225), Translation elongation factor EFTu/EF1A, domain 2 (InterPro:IPR004161), Translation elongation factor EFG/EF2, C-terminal (InterPro:IPR000640), Ribosomal protein S5 domain 2-type fold (InterPro:IPR020568), Translation elongation factor EFG/EF2 (InterPro:IPR004540), Ribosomal protein S5 domain 2-type fold, subgroup (InterPro:IPR014721), Elongation factor G/III/V (InterPro:IPR009022), Translation elongation/initiation factor/Ribosomal, beta-barrel (InterPro:IPR009000); BEST Arabidopsis thaliana protein match is: Translation elongation factor EFG/EF2 protein (TAIR:AT2G45030.1); Has 85600 Blast hits to 73226 proteins in 9903 species: Archae - 926; Bacteria - 48433; Metazoa - 8034; Fungi - 6838; Plants - 1636; Viruses - 3; Other Eukaryotes - 19730 (source: NCBI BLink).) — MARFPTSPAPNRLLRLFSSNKRSSSPTAALLTGDFQLIRHFSAGTAARVAKDEKEPWWKESMDKLRNIGISAHIDSGKTTLTERVLFYTGRIHEIHEVRGRDGVGAKMDSMDLEREKGITIQSAATYCTWKDYKVNIIDTPGHVDFTIEVERALRVLDGAILVLCSVGGVQSQSITVDRQMRRYEVPRVAFINKLDRMGADPWKVLNQARAKLRHHSAAVQVPIGLEENFQGLIDLIHVKAYFFHGSSGENVVAGDIPADMEGLVAEKRRELIETVSEVDDVLAEKFLNDEPVSASELEEAIRRATIAQTFVPVFMGSAFKNKGVQPLLDGVVSFLPSPNEVNNYALDQNNNEERVTLTGSPDGPLVALAFKLEEGRFGQLTYLRVYEGVIKKGDFIINVNTGKRIKVPRLVRMHSNDMEDIQEAHAGQIVAVFGIECASGDTFTDGSVKYTMTSMNVPEPVMSLAVQPVSKDSGGQFSKALNRFQKEDPTFRVGLDPESGQTIISGMGELHLDIYVERMRREYKVDATVGKPRVNFRETITQRAEFDYLHKKQSGGAGQYGRVTGYVEPLPPGSKEKFEFENMIVGQAIPSGFIPAIEKGFKEAANSGSLIGHPVENLRIVLTDGASHAVDSSELAFKMAAIYAFRLCYTAARPVILEPVMLVELKVPTEFQGTVAGDINKRKGIIVGNDQEGDDSVITANVPLNNMFGYSTSLRSMTQGKGEFTMEYKEHSAVSNEVQAQLVNAYSASKATE; from the exons ATGGCGAGGTTTCCGACTTCTCCGGCGCCTAACCGCCTCTTGAGGCTCTTCTCTTCCAACAAACGGTCGTCATCTCCTACTGCCGCGCTTTTAACCGGAGATTTTCAGCTGATTCGTCATTTCTCCGCCGGAACCGCTGCTCGTGTTGCCAAGGATGAGAAGGAACCATGGTGGAAAGAATCCATGGACAAGCTTCGCAACATCGGGATCTCAGCTCATATAGACTCTGGAAAGACTACGTTGACTGAACGTGTTCTCTTCTATACCGGTCGGATCCATGAGATCCACGAAGTCAGAGGTAGAGATGGCGTCGGCGCTAAAATGGATTCCATGGACTTAGAACGAGAGAAAGGTATCACCATCCAATCAGCCGCTACCTACTGTACTTGGAAGGATTACAAG GTTAATATAATTGATACTCCTGGTCATGTTGACTTCACCATTGAAGTGGAGAGGGCTTTACGTGTACTAGACGGTGCGATTCTAGTCCTGTGCAGTGTTGGTGGTGTACAGAGTCAGTCTATTACGGTTGATAGGCAAATGAGGAGATATGAAGTCCCGAGAGTTGCGTTTATTAACAAGCTTGATAGGATGGGAGCAGATCCATGGAAAGTCTTGAACCAA GCAAGAGCTAAGCTTCGACATCATAGTGCAGCTGTGCAAGTGCCCATTGGTctagaagaaaattttcaggGTCTTATAGACCTTATTCATGTCAAAGCTTATTTCTTTCATGGATCAAGCGG TGAGAATGTTGTGGCTGGTGATATTCCTGCTGATATGGAAGGTTTGGTTGCGGAGAAGAGGCGAGAATTGATAGAGACAGTCTCTGAAGTTGATGATGTACTCGCCGAGAAATTTCTGAATGATGAACCTGTATCTGCTTCTGAGCTTgag GAAGCTATTCGTAGAGCTACCATAGCACAAACGTTTGTTCCTGTATTTATGGGTAGTGCATTCAAAAACAAG GGAGTACAACCTCTACTAGATGGTGTTGTCAGTTTTCTCCCTTCTCCAAATGAAGTCAATAACTATGCTCTTGACCAGAATAATAATGAAGAGAGG GTCACCTTGACTGGATCTCCAGATGGACCTCTTGTGGCGCTGGCTTTCAAATTAGAGGAGGGTCGTTTTGGTCAACTGACATATTTGAG AGTTTACGAAGGTGTGATTAAGAAAGGTGATTTTATCATAAATGTCAACACTGGGAAGAGAATTAAG GTTCCACGCTTGGTCCGTATGCATTCAAATGATATGGAG GATATTCAAGAGGCACATGCTGGACAAATCGTAGCTGTGTTTGGTATTGAGTGTGCATCAG GTGATACATTTACGGATGGATCAGTCAAGTACACGATGACATCGATGAACGTTCCTGAACCTGTTATGTCCTTAGCTGTTCAACCGGTTTCAAAAGATTCTGGAGGACAG TTCTCGAAAGCACTGAATCGATTCCAGAAAGAGGATCCTACTTTCCGTGTGGGTTTGGATCCCGAGAGTGGCCAG ACGATTATTTCTGGTATGGGGGAATTGCATTTGGACATCTATGTTGAACGCATGCGGAGAGAATATAAG GTTGATGCGACTGTGGGCAAACCCCGTGTCAATTTTAGGGAGACTATTACCCAGCGCGCTGAGTTTGATTATTTACATAAGAAGCAAAGTGGAGGAGCTGGTCAATACGGTAGAGTTACAGG GTACGTGGAACCGCTACCACCAGGCTCTAAAGAGAAATTTGAGTTTGAAAACATGATTGTTGGACAAGCAATTCCGTCGGGTTTTATTCCAGCAATTGAGAAAGGTTTCAAAGAAGCTGCAAACTC GGGCTCACTAATTGGTCACCCTGTAGAAAATCTCAGAATAGTATTGACAGATGGAGCTTCACACGCTGTAGATTCCAGTGAACTTGCGTTTAAAATGGCTGCAATATACGCATTCAGACTGTGTTACACAGCAGCTAGACCGGTGATTCTAGAACCTGTTATGCTGGTTGAGTTGAAAGTACCAACAGAGTTTCAGGGCACTGTTGCTGGTGACATCAACAA gAGGAAAGGTATAATCGTTGGAAACGATCAAGAGGGTGACGATTCAGTAATCACTGCTAAT GTGCCTTTGAACAACATGTTTGGCTACTCCACTTCTCTCCGGTCCATGACACAAGGCAAAGGAGAATTCACGATGGAATACAAAGAACATTCTGCTGTGTCCAATGAAGTCCAGGCTCAGCTCGTCAATGCTTACAGCGCCAGCAAAGCTACTGAATAA
- a CDS encoding uncharacterized protein (membrane protein; BEST Arabidopsis thaliana protein match is: unknown protein (TAIR:AT5G38080.1); Has 19 Blast hits to 17 proteins in 2 species: Archae - 0; Bacteria - 0; Metazoa - 0; Fungi - 0; Plants - 19; Viruses - 0; Other Eukaryotes - 0 (source: NCBI BLink).): protein MTTTMVDDAKKPVYESTSLFRIWWTNKNLQYDIVMTCILKILNIAANLYMTHHKIPLTADESSLTVCLLMYLVCGMMSFMGWCMAMTAVEGYDMYICGRIGHIFGLSVLLHLLYSISPSLALWFGIPSLLWVFAAFIEALYALCLPQLFKALRDHWDYLNQPLLRVVNV, encoded by the exons ATGACTACTACTATGGTTGATGATGCTAAGAAGCCTGTCTATGAATCTACTAGCCTCTTCCGTATTTGGTG GACGAACAAGAACCTACAATACGATATCGTGATGACTTGCATCCTCAAAATCCTCAACATTGCAGCGAACTTGTATATGACACACCACAAGATTCCCTTAACCGCAGATGAATCATCTTTGACGGTTTGCTTACTAATGTACTTAGTGTGCGGCATGATGAGTTTCATGGGGTGGTGCATGGCAATGACTGCTGTTGAAGGTTATGACATGTACATATGTGGACGCATTGGTCACATCTTTGGCTTGAGTGTTCTCCTTCACCTCCTCTATTCTATCTCTCCAAGTTTGGCTCTATGGTTTGGTATCCCATCGTTGTTATGGGTCTTTGCCGCTTTCATTGAAGCTCTTTATGCATTATGTCTACCCCAACTATTTAAAGCTTTAAGAGATCACTGGGACTATTTGAATCAACCACTCCTCAGAGTTGTTAATGtttag
- a CDS encoding WEAK CHLOROPLAST MOVEMENT UNDER BLUE LIGHT-like protein (DUF827) (Plant protein of unknown function (DUF827); CONTAINS InterPro DOMAIN/s: Protein of unknown function DUF827, plant (InterPro:IPR008545); BEST Arabidopsis thaliana protein match is: Plant protein of unknown function (DUF827) (TAIR:AT5G42880.1); Has 129275 Blast hits to 70040 proteins in 3406 species: Archae - 1956; Bacteria - 28575; Metazoa - 54363; Fungi - 10498; Plants - 7741; Viruses - 526; Other Eukaryotes - 25616 (source: NCBI BLink).), with translation MDDDHKVSNDISLLPDLNFDSSSPFTSIEFDSSICDLLNLETGGDTPNLIPDHNPFFDSFDGLQEEEEDSHFVVEPESPKVYIAPRVMINHQDSFSLDSRNDEYIEDVKILPGSPGGIQDLGLSRLKVPGSPRAFVHPRSSGSPRFVSPTSPVLIDTAAPFESVKEAVSKFGGITDWKAHKIQTIERRKTVDQELEKIQEDMPDYKKQAVVAEEAKHQVVMELERTRNVVEELKLELEKAEKEEQQAKQDSDLAKLRVEEMEQGIAGEVSVAAKSQLEVAKARHLSAVSELGTIREEIEMVSNEYESLLTEKDLAAKKAEDSVLKAKDVEKQMEGLTMEVIATKQLLELAHATHLEAQEKKLDAAMARDQDVYNQEKELKMVEDEIKRFRQDIDAADDVKTKLKTASALQQDLRAEIAAYKDSNMGKRNNSDIQAAVDSARKELEEVISNIEKANSEVKTLKIIVGSLQSELAREKHDLSETRQRNREDTREEKCTEIAKKLQEASREAEEAKSLAIAAREELRKAKEESDEAKTGLSAVERQLMESKKEMEASRASEKLALAAIKALQETEYANKIEDISSSPKSIIISVEEYYELSKQAHEVEEAANRKLAEIVSKIEVAKEEESRILENLEEVSRETAIRKVELKEAMTKVEKARDGKVGMDHELRKWRSDNGNRSPEGGNKENLSKSKSALHQPTTFTFGEQASSSNVTPQASSSNVTPETETKKKKKRFSLLPKVFMFLSRKKSSNK, from the exons ATGGATGATGATCATAAAGTTTCCAATGACATTAGTTTACTTCCTGATCTTAATTTCGATTCTTCCTCGCCTTTTACTAGTATCGAATTCGATTCATCGATTTGTGATCTCCTAAACTTGGAAACCGGTGGAGATACACCAAATCTTATACCTGACCATAATCCGTTTTTTGATTCTTTCGATGgacttcaagaagaagaagaagattcacattttgttgttgaacCAGAGTCTCCAAAGGTGTATATTGCACCAAGAGTCATGATAAACCATCAAGACTCGTTTTCGCTAGACTCTCGAAACGATGAATATATCGAAGATGTAAAGATATTGCCTGGCTCACCTGGAGGAATTCAAGATCTTGGTCTTTCACGTCTTAAAGTTCCTGGCTCACCAAGAGCTTTTGTGCATCCGAGATCATCTGGATCCCCGCGTTTCGTGTCACCGACAAGTCCTGTCTTGATCGATACCGCTGCACCGTTTGAATCGGTCAAGGAAGCGGTTTCTAAGTTTGGTGGAATCACAGATTGGAAAGCacataaaatccaaacaataGAG AGACGGAAGACGGTGGATCAAGAGCTTGAGAAGATACAAGAAGATATGCCTGACTACAAGAAACAAGCAGTTGTAGCGGAAGAAGCAAAGCATCAGGTGGTGATGGAGCTTGAGAGGACAAGGAATGTCGTCGAAGAGCTAAAACTGGAGCTAGAAAAGGctgaaaaagaagagcaaCAAGCGAAACAAGATTCTGATCTCGCGAAGCTGCGTGTGGAAGAAATGGAGCAAGGGATAGCTGGTGAGGTAAGTGTTGCAGCGAAATCGCAGCTCGAGGTGGCTAAAGCGAGGCATTTGTCAGCGGTGTCTGAGCTAGGAACCataagagaagagatagaaaTGGTGTCCAATGAGTATGAATCTCTTTTGACGGAGAAAGATTTGGCTGCTAAAAAAGCAGAGGACTCTGTTTTGAAAGCTAAAGATGTAGAGAAACAAATGGAGGGTTTGACTATGGAGGTCATTGCAACCAAGCAGTTATTGGAGTTAGCTCATGCGACTCATCTTGAAgctcaagaaaagaaactcGATGCAGCCATGGCTCGAGACCAGGACGTTTATAACCAGGAGAAGGAACTCAAAATGGTGGAAGATGAGATTAAGAGGTTTAGACAAGATATTGATGCGGCAGATgatgtcaaaacaaaactaaagactGCTTCTGCACTTCAACAAGATTTGAGAGCCGAGATAGCTGCTTACAAAGACTCAAACATGGGAAAGAGAAACAACAGTGACATACAAGCAGCGGTTGATTCTGCTAGGAAGGAGCTTGAAGAAGTTATATCCAACATAGAGAAAGCAAATTCCGAGGTGAAAACTTTGAAGATAATTGTCGGATCATTGCAGTCTGAACTCGCGAGAGAGAAGCATGATTTATCGGAAACAAgacagagaaacagagaagacaCAAGAGAGGAGAAATGCACAGAGATAGCTAAGAAGTTGCAAGAAGCTAGCAGGGAGGCAGAGGAGGCAAAGTCACTTGCGATAGCTGCTCGAGAGGAGCTAAGAAAGGCGAAGGAAGAGTCCGATGAAGCGAAAACAGGACTCTCTGCGGTAGAAAGACAGTTAATGGAGTCGAAAAAGGAAATGGAAGCTTCAAGAGCTTCTGAGAAGTTAGCTTTAGCTGCAATAAAAGCATTGCAAGAGACTGAATATGCTAACAAAATCGAAGACATTAGTAGTTCTCCAAAAAGCATAATAATTTCAGTGGAGGAATATTATGAGCTAAGCAAGCAAGCACATGAGGTAGAAGAGGCAGCTAATAGAAAACTAGCGGAGATCGTCTCCAAAATCGAGGTGGCTAAGGAAGAGGAATCAAGAATCTTGGAAAATCTAGAGGAAGTGAGTAGAGAAACAGCTATAAGAAAGGTAGAGCTAAAAGAAGCAATGACAAAAGTTGAGAAAGCTAGAGATGGGAAGGTTGGTATGGATCACGAGTTGCGAAAATGGAGGTCGGATAACGGGAATAGAAGCCCCGAGGGAGGAAATAAGGAGAACTTAAGCAAGTCTAAATCGGCTTTGCATCAACCAACAACGTTTACATTTGGTGAACAAGCAAGCAGTAGTAATGTGACCCCACAAGCAAGCAGTAGTAATGTGACTCctgaaactgaaacaaaaaagaaaaagaagaggttCTCTCTGTTACCAAAAGTCTTCATGTTCTTGTCAAGGAAGAAGTCATCCAACAAGTAA